One Rhizoctonia solani chromosome 2, complete sequence DNA segment encodes these proteins:
- a CDS encoding Abhydrolase domain-containing protein, with translation MLPSLIIGATALAAVVRADPWSLPEGYHRYAPRAEGFNWGECPGNFTGRECSRFEVPLDWANHSVGKATLAVARYKATKEPKLGTLFVNPGGPSGSGVELILSSGAERISEMAGDQYDVVSWDPRGVGLTVPRADCFKTGTEENAFWEGTIPRAGLEARGNFTDQRDLDAFYEQEDEVDVLLEELGKRCVAYSPDTFQYIGTAAAARDMVAMHDVLEGPNKPVDYWGLSYGTVVGIYFVNMFPDRVGRVVLDGVVDPEYWANRPAHEMWRIKTESTDEALTGFLTACAAAGPSGCALATKNSTTDSLRELVRDLIDAAYDYKRENGPNAQVGSAMIRMAIYRGLYTPSRWPAMAEEGAKYVEAFRNLSLLSNSPHKRSLLEPLLDIVRRQTSNNGTSNNGTSNNDPAPDYSFQGVTCADAVDAGNTTTRDVFDFLVKVTREVSPMFGPQWGDGGLYCHRWPVRAVERYTGPWNKKLSNPILVIGNEADPVTPYISAKKVADALGDSAILIEQDDYGHLSLAMHSTCTISALQDYFLNNKLPSQDKLCGTNQQLFPGPGVTKSTISKLNVHNSATDPSSLEDELDKARERGDKLFILVITLAAASGLLLLGLIFSCIRGRRKSKVAHATYIPRGAFEKGGDEQGHIYDPYGKGSGSKSGGYARVET, from the exons ATGCTTCCCTCTCTCATTATCGGTGCTACTGCCCTCGCCGCAGTGGTCCGTGCTGACCCTTGGTCACTTCCCGAAGGATATCACCGATACGCACCTCGAGCCGAAGGGTTCAACTGGGGTGAATGTCCAGGAAACTTTACTGGGCGTGAATGCTCGCGATTCGAGGTTCCCCTTGACTGGGCAAATCATAGCGTTGGAAAGGCGACGCTTGCTGTTGCTAGGTACAAGGCTACAAAAGAACCTAAGCTCGGAACGCTCTTTGTGAATCCTGGTGGTCCAA GCGGTAGCGGAGTAGAGCTCATCCTATCGTCAGGTGCCGAAAGAATCTCAGAGATGGCTGGTGATCAATATGACGTCGTTA GTTGGGACCCCCGTGGTGTTGGTCTCACGGTTCCCCGCGCAGACTGCTTCAAGACTGGGACCGAAGAAAACGCGTTTTGGGAAGGAACCATTCCACGCGCAGGGCTCGAAGCGCGGGGTAACTTCACCGATCAGCGCGATCTTGATGCATTTTATGAGCAAGAGGACGAGGTCGATGTACTGTTGGAGGAACTCGGCAAACGCTGTGTCGCATATAGCCCTGATACATTCCAGTACATTGGAACCGCCGCCGCCGCACGCGATATGGTTGCCATGCACGACGTTCTCGAGGGGCCAAATAAGCCTGTTGACTATTGGGGGCTTTCGTATGGTACAGTAGTTGGTATCTACTTTGTGAATA TGTTCCCGGATCGCGTTGGGCGCGTAGTACTTGATGGAGTTGTTGACCCTGAGTACTGGGCGAACCGCCCTGCGCACGAG ATGTGGAGGATCAAGACAGAATCCACAGATGAAGCACTTACGGGATTCCTGACCGCTTGCGCCGCTGCTGGACCATCGGGATGTGCACTTGCGACCAAAAACTCCACCACAGATAGCCTCCGGGAGCTAGTGCGTGACTTGATTGAT GCTGCCTATGACTACAAACGCGAGAATGGCCCTAATGCCCAAGTTGGATCTGCAATGATTCGAA TGGCAATCTACCGTGGGTTGTACACGCCATCGCGATGGCCTGCCATGGCTGAAGAGGGTGCCAAATACGTTGAAGCTTTCCGCAATCTCTCACTGCTGTCGAATTCGCCTCACAAACGCTCACTTCTCGAACCCTTGCTTGATATTGTTCGTCGACAGACTTCCAACAATGGAACTTCTAACAATGGAACTTCCAACAACGACCCTGCTCCCGACTATTCGTTCCAAGGCGTAACTTGCGCGGACGCAGTCGATGCGGGAAACACCACCACCAGGGACGTATTTGACTTCTTGGTAAAAGTGACTCGTGAAGTCAGCCCAATGT TCGGCCCGCAGTGGGGTGACGGTGGCTTATACTGCCATCGCTGGCCAGTTCGGGCTGTCGAGCGCTATACTGGACCCTGGAATAAGAAGCTCTCCAACCCTATCCTCGTTATTG GTAACGAGGCTGACCCCGTCACTCCTTATATCTCTGCGAAAAAGGTTGCCGATGCACTGGGTGACTCGGCCATTCTAATCGAACAAGATGATTATGGT CATCTATCGTTGGCCATGCACTCGACCTG TACTATCTCTGCTCTCCAAGATTATTTCCTTAACAACAAGCTTCCTAGCCAAGATAAACTTTGCGGA ACCAACCAGCAACTCTTCCCCGGACCTGGTGTTACAAAGAGCACAATCTCCAAACTCAACGTCCATAACTCAGCAACCGACCCATCCTCGCTTGAAGATGAACTGGACAAGGCTCGTGAACGCGGCGACAAGTTGTTTATCCTCGTCATTACACTCGCTGCCGCTTCCGGTCTTTTGCTCCTCGGTCTCATCTTCTCGTGCATCCGTGGCCGCCGTAAATCGAAGGTTGCCCATGCGACATACATTCCTCGTGGGGCATTCGAGAAGGGTGGCGACGAGCAAGGGCATATATATGATCCGTACGGCAAGGGCTCTGGGTCGAAGTCAGGCGGATACGCACGTGTGGAGACGTGA
- a CDS encoding Abhydrolase domain-containing protein — protein sequence MLPSTGSLILGTTALAAVVNADPWSLPEGYHQYAPRNEGFSWGECPGNFTGRECSRFEVPLDWANHSAGKASIAVARYKAPKQPRLGTLFVNPGGPSGSGMELILSVGAEKISEMTGGQHDILSWDPRGVGLTVPRADCFKTGTEEKAFWEGTIPRAGLEARGNFTDQRDLDAFYEQADEVDVLLEELGKRCIAYSPDTFQYIGTAAVVRDMVAMHDAIEGSNKPIDFWGLSYGTVVGIYFVNMFPDRVGRVSLDGVVDPEYWANRPAHEMWRLKTESTDEALTGFVTACAAAGPSGCALATKDSTPDSLRQYAREIIDAAYDYKRKIGPTAEVGSALLRAALFRGMYTPRGWPALAEAAAAYAETFRNLSLLSNSPQKRWLLEPLSDISRRQASNNGTTNNDPAPDYSFQGVTCADAADAGNVTTKDVFDFLVDVTREVSPMFGPQWTDGGLYCHRWPVRAVERYTGPWNKKLANPILVIGTEGDPVTPYISAKKVADALGDSAVLIEQDDYGHLSMTMHSDCTVAALQDYFVNNKLPSQDKLCGTNQQLFPGPGVTKSTVSKLSAHNLSSDPSSLEDELDKARERGDRLFILVITLAAASGLLLLCLIFSCIRGRRKSKVAHATYIPRGAFEKGSDEQGHIYDPYGKGAGSKSGGYARVET from the exons ATGCTTCCCTCTACGGGATCTCTCATCCTTGGTACTACCGCACTCGCCGCAGTTGTCAACGCCGACCCTTGGTCGCTTCCTGAAGGATATCACCAATACGCACCCAGGAATGAGGGGTTCAGCTGGGGCGAATGTCCAGGAAACTTCACTGGGCGCGAATGCTCGCGATTTGAGGTCCCTCTTGACTGGGCAAATCATAGTGCTGGGAAGGCATCCATTGCCGTTGCCAGGTACAAGGCTCCCAAACAGCCTAGGCTGGGGACGTTGTTTGTGAATCCCGGTGGTCCAA GTGGCAGCGGGATGGAACTAATCTTGTCGGTAGGGGCTGAGAAAATTTCGGAGATGACTGGCGGCCAGCATGACATTCTCA GCTGGGACCCCCGTGGCGTTGGACTCACAGTCCCCCGCGCAGATTGCTTCAAGACTGGGACCGAGGAGAAAGCATTTTGGGAAGGAACCATCCCACGTGCCGGACTGGAAGCGCGGGGCAACTTCACCGATCAACGTGACCTGGATGCCTTTTACGAGCAAGCGGATGAGGTTGATGTTCTGCTTGAAGAGCTCGGTAAACGATGCATCGCATATAGCCCTGATACCTTCCAATACATTGGAACCGCTGCTGTTGTGCGCGACATGGTTGCGATGCATGACGCTATTGAGGGATCGAATAAGCCCATCGACTTTTGGGGATTATCTTATGGCACAGTAGTTGGTATCTACTTTGTGAACA TGTTCCCAGATCGTGTCGGACGTGTATCATTGGATGGAGTAGTGGACCCTGAATACTGGGCGAATCGCCCCGCGCACGAG ATGTGGAGACTCAAGACAGAATCGACCGATGAAGCTCTCACAGGGTTTGTCACCGCATGTGCTGCTGCCGGACCGTCCGGATGTGCTCTTGCAACAAAGGATTCTACTCCCGACAGTCTCAGGCAATATGCGCGCGAAATAATTGAC GCTGCTTATGATTACAAGCGCAAAATTGGCCCTACCGCCGAAGTTGGGTCCGCGCTACTCCGAG CTGCACTTTTCCGTGGAATGTACACGCCAAGGGGATGGCCTGCGCTGGCCGAAGCCGCGGCGGCATACGCTGAAACCTTCCGTAACCTCTCATTGCTATCGAACTCACCCCAGAAGCGCTGGCTTCTTGAGCCTTTGTCTGATATCTCTCGTCGACAAGCATCCAATAATGGGACTACAAACAACGACCCTGCTCCCGATTATTCGTTCCAAGGTGTAACGTGTGCAGACGCAGCCGATGCAGGAAATGTCACTACCAAGGACGTGTTTGACTTCTTGGTAGACGTGACTCGCGAAGTCAGTCCAATGT TCGGCCCACAGTGGACTGATGGTGGACTGTACTGCCACAGATGGCCCGTCAGAGCTGTTGAGAGATACACCGGCCCTTGGAACAAGAAACTCGCCAATCCTATCCTCGTCATAG GTACTGAGGGCGACCCAGTTACACCCTATATCTCTGCAAAAAAGGTCGCAGATGCGCTGGGTGATTCGGCAGTTCTAATTGAGCAAGACGACTACGGT CACTTATCAATGACTATGCATTCGGACTG CACCGTCGCCGCGCTCCAGGATTATTTCGTTAATAATAAGCTTCCTAGTCAAGATAAACTATGTGGG ACCAATCAACAACTTTTCCCCGGACCTGGTGTTACCAAAAGCACCGTCTCCAAGCTTAGCGCTCACAATCTGTCATCCGATCCATCTTCGCTTGAAGATGAACTGGACAAGGCTCGCGAGCGCGGCGACAGGTTGTTTATCCTTGTCATTACACTCGCTGCCGCTTCCGGCCTTTTGCTCCTCTGCCTCATCTTCTCATGCATTCGTGGCCGCCGTAAATCGAAGGTTGCCCATGCGACATACATTCCCCGTGGGGCGTTTGAGAAGGGCAGCGATGAGCAAGGGCATATATACGATCCCTACGGCAAGGGAGCTGGGTCCAAATCGGGCGGATACGCACGTGTGGAGACATGA
- a CDS encoding acetyl-CoA C-acetyltransferase produces MTANRGLGLHIPTIHHSPPTTTYHGQVSNPCSVPNDVVIVSALRTAITKAKKGGFKDTLPEELLSNVLKAVYTSAKLDPKLIEDVAVGNVLPQAEEPLRHVWPLSTPESPTRARSTPSTGNAAPIDIGIGAGVESMTHGYGAGVMPAQFSEDVLANQESADCLIPMGITSENVAAQYKISRATQDEFAAKSFAKAAAALKAGKFRAEIVPVKTKWTDPKTNEVKEIVVENDDGVRDGVTAESLSKLKPAFSKTGSTHAGNASQVSDGAAAVLLARRSVAQKLGLPILGKFVTSAVIGVPPKIMGVGPAYAIPKALSKAGIQLSDVDFFEINEAFASQAIMSIEHLGIPFEKVNPNGGAIALGHPLGCTGARQVATAFAHAKRTNERIIVTSMCIGSGMGMAAVFVNEQ; encoded by the exons ATGACGGCTAAT CGAGGACTCGGTCTCCACATCCCCACAATCCACCACTCTCCTCCTACCACAACTTACCATGGCCAAGTCTCAAATCCTTGCTCAGTCCCCAACGACGTTGTCATCGTCTCTGCCCTTCGAACGGCCATCACCAAG GCCAAGAAGGGTGGCTTCAAGGATACCCTTCCCGAGGAGCTCTTGAGCAACGTCCTCAAGGCCGTCTACACCAGCGCCAAACtcgaccccaagttgatcgaGGATGTGGCTGTGGGCAATGTGCTTCCCCAGGCGGAGGAGCCACTGCGGCACGTATGGCCGCTCTCCACGCCGGAATCCCCAACTCGAGCTCGGTCTACACCGTCAACAGGCAATGCAGCTCCG ATCGATATTGGTATCG GTGCCGGTGTGGAAAGCATGACTCACGGATACGGTGCCGGTGTAATGCCCGCCCAGTTCTCTGAGGACGTTCTGGCCAACCAGGAATCCGCCGACTGCCTCATCCCTATGGGTATCACTTCGGAAAACGTTGCGGCTCAATACAAAATTTCTCGGGCCACCCAAGACGAATTCGCGGCCAAGTCGTTTGCCAAGGCTGCCGCCGCTCTAAAAGCGGGTAAATTCCGTGCGGAAATTGTTCCTGTCAAGACCAAGTGGACCGACCCCAAGACCAACGAGGTGAAGGAAATCGTCGTCGAGAACGACGATGGTGTTCGTGACGGCGTGACTGCCGAGAGCTTGTCTAAACTCAAGCCCGCGTTCTCCAAGACTGGCTCGACCCATGCCGGAAATGCCAGCCAGGTCTCGGACGGTGCTGCGGCTGTCTTGTTGGCTCGCCGTAGTGTTGCTCAGAAACTCGGATTGCCTATTCTTGGCAAATTTGTCACTTCTGCTGTCATTGGAG TACCACCCAAGATCATGGGTGTCGGCCCAGCCTATGCTATCCCAAAGGCTCTCTCGAAAGCTGGAATCCAGCTCAGCGATGTCGACTTTTTCGAGATCAACGAGGCGTTTGCATCGCAGGCAATCATGTCCATTGAGCACCTCGGCATTCCATTCGAGAAGGTCAACCCCAA CGGTGGTGCGATTGCGTTGGGTCACCCTCTCGGATGCACTGGTGCACGGCAAGTCGCCACCGCGTTTGCTCATGCCAAGCGCACCAACGAGCGCATCATTGTGACGAGCATGTGTATTGGTTCGGGTATGGGTATGGCTGCTGTTTTCGTCAACGAGCAGTAG